A part of Streptomyces sp. NBC_01235 genomic DNA contains:
- a CDS encoding multicopper oxidase family protein gives MSHITDPASGAGEQSKGAHARSGRGDKGEHAKKATGRSGKGLHRRSFLGGMAGVGLGAVGAAGATFSLLTGGNSNKASAADATGTLAIPDLLEATTSGTTTTYTLTAKTGTSEVLSGVTSTTAGYNGAYLGPTMKWTKGDTVLMNFTNTLGAETTVHFHGAHIPPKMDGGPQNAFADGVTWSPTFEVLDEAKTLWYHPHALGTTAQQVVHGLAGMIIVEDDSDVSAALPSEYGVDDIPIILQCLAVDSAGDIKYDAAGYRGSTVTFPVLVNGTNVDSTTLGFTATKKRTRFRVLNASPSDIMTVQRGDGGTLTQIATDQGYLTEPTEVTTIRLVAGARAEFVLDLDAAVTLQAVVTTGWIRGGSGTYDFLTVTPDATDTPADLPSTLNTITRYDTSGFTARTITLGQNGGTMLINGSAGTTMAGMAMISTTLDSEEIWTIKNSTQLEHSFHLHDVPYQVMEINGEAPTGVDLGWRDTFEVVGGGSIKIAMKFTDFTDDTYMYMLHCHLLQHEDEGMMAALMVTDS, from the coding sequence ATGAGCCACATCACAGATCCCGCCTCCGGCGCGGGAGAGCAGAGCAAGGGCGCCCACGCACGGAGCGGTCGGGGCGACAAGGGCGAGCACGCGAAGAAGGCGACGGGCCGAAGCGGCAAGGGCCTGCACCGGCGGAGCTTCCTGGGCGGGATGGCCGGCGTCGGGCTGGGCGCCGTCGGCGCGGCGGGGGCGACCTTCTCCCTGCTGACCGGCGGCAACAGCAACAAGGCCTCCGCGGCGGACGCCACCGGCACCCTCGCCATCCCCGACCTGCTGGAGGCCACCACCTCCGGCACCACCACCACGTACACCCTGACCGCGAAGACCGGTACGAGCGAGGTGCTCAGCGGCGTCACCAGCACCACGGCCGGCTACAACGGTGCGTACCTCGGCCCGACGATGAAGTGGACCAAGGGCGACACGGTCCTGATGAACTTCACCAACACCCTGGGCGCGGAGACCACGGTCCACTTCCACGGCGCCCACATCCCGCCCAAGATGGACGGCGGCCCGCAGAACGCCTTCGCGGACGGAGTGACCTGGTCGCCCACCTTCGAGGTCCTCGACGAGGCCAAGACCCTCTGGTACCACCCGCACGCGCTGGGCACCACGGCCCAGCAGGTCGTCCACGGCCTGGCCGGGATGATCATCGTCGAGGACGACTCGGACGTCTCGGCCGCGCTGCCGAGCGAGTACGGCGTCGACGACATCCCGATCATCCTGCAGTGTCTGGCGGTCGACAGCGCCGGCGACATCAAGTACGACGCCGCCGGTTACCGCGGCTCCACCGTCACCTTCCCGGTGCTGGTCAACGGCACCAACGTCGACTCGACCACCCTCGGCTTCACCGCGACCAAGAAGCGCACGCGCTTCCGCGTCCTGAACGCCTCCCCCTCCGACATCATGACCGTCCAGCGCGGCGACGGTGGCACGCTCACCCAGATCGCCACCGACCAGGGATACCTCACCGAGCCCACCGAGGTGACCACGATCCGGCTGGTGGCCGGCGCCCGCGCCGAGTTCGTCCTCGACCTGGACGCGGCCGTCACACTCCAGGCCGTCGTCACCACCGGCTGGATCCGCGGCGGAAGCGGCACGTACGACTTCCTGACCGTGACCCCGGACGCCACCGACACGCCGGCCGACCTGCCGAGCACGCTCAACACGATCACCCGGTACGACACGAGCGGCTTCACCGCGCGGACGATCACGCTCGGCCAAAACGGGGGGACCATGCTGATCAACGGCTCGGCGGGCACCACCATGGCCGGGATGGCGATGATCAGCACCACGCTGGACTCCGAGGAGATCTGGACGATCAAGAACAGCACACAGCTGGAACACTCCTTCCACCTGCACGATGTGCCGTATCAGGTGATGGAGATCAACGGCGAGGCGCCGACCGGCGTCGACCTCGGCTGGCGCGACACCTTCGAGGTGGTCGGCGGCGGCTCCATCAAGATCGCGATGAAGTTCACCGACTTCACCGACGACACGTACATGTACATGCTCCATTGCCATCTGCTCCAGCACGAGGACGAGGGCATGATGGCGGCCCTCATGGTCACGGACAGCTAG
- a CDS encoding N-acetylmuramoyl-L-alanine amidase — MGEKKSDSDRRIGRRALLIGGAVAAVGTGVLAREELARLYWRLPGVRRKRVEGAVDFVGARWVAASEANFRWADRPDDYGIDMVVIHVTQGDLDSAVKAFEDPGHKAAAHYIVGKDGHITQMVRELDVAYHAGNRAYNERSVGIEHEGFVDRPKDFTDAMYAASARLTAAICRRYDIPVDREHIIGHVEVPGTDHTDPGEHWNWKRYLRLVEEAQTASA; from the coding sequence ATGGGGGAGAAGAAGAGCGACTCCGACCGGCGGATCGGGCGGCGGGCCCTGCTGATCGGCGGGGCGGTGGCCGCCGTCGGCACCGGGGTGCTGGCGCGTGAGGAGCTGGCGCGGCTGTACTGGCGGCTGCCCGGTGTGCGCAGGAAGCGGGTGGAGGGGGCCGTCGACTTCGTGGGCGCGCGGTGGGTGGCGGCGTCGGAGGCGAACTTCCGCTGGGCGGACCGGCCGGACGACTACGGGATCGACATGGTCGTCATCCATGTCACCCAGGGCGACCTGGACAGCGCGGTGAAGGCGTTCGAGGACCCGGGGCACAAGGCGGCGGCGCACTACATCGTCGGCAAGGACGGGCACATCACGCAGATGGTCCGCGAGCTGGACGTGGCCTACCACGCGGGCAACCGCGCGTACAACGAGCGCAGTGTCGGCATCGAGCACGAGGGCTTCGTGGACCGGCCGAAGGACTTCACCGACGCGATGTACGCCGCCTCGGCCCGGCTGACGGCCGCGATCTGCCGGCGGTACGACATACCCGTCGACCGCGAGCACATCATCGGGCACGTGGAGGTGCCGGGTACGGACCACACCGACCCCGGCGAGCACTGGAACTGGAAGCGGTACCTGCGGCTCGTCGAGGAAGCGCAGACCGCTTCGGCCTGA
- the mnmA gene encoding tRNA 2-thiouridine(34) synthase MnmA, with the protein MTETSQRSRPLRVLAAMSGGVDSAVAAARAAEAGHDVTGVHLALSANPQSFRTGARGCCTIEDSRDARRAADVIGIPFYVWDLADRFREDVVDDFVAEYEAGRTPNPCLRCNEKIKFAALLDKALALGFDAVCTGHYAQVVVREDGTRELHRASDMAKDQSYVLGVLDDRQLAHALFPLGDTVTTKDEIRAEAERRGLAVAKKPDSHDICFIADGDTQGFLAKRLGKAEGDIVDESGTRIGTHEGAYGFTIGQRKGLRIGTPAADGKPRYVLDISPVNNTVTVGPAAALDVTALTAIKPRWCGAAPTGPGTYTAQLRAHGGETEVTAELVDGRLEVTFREPVRGVAPGQAIVLYDDTRVVGSATIASTVRATAGVS; encoded by the coding sequence ATGACTGAGACCTCGCAGCGCTCCCGCCCCCTTCGCGTACTCGCCGCCATGTCCGGCGGGGTCGACTCCGCCGTCGCCGCCGCCCGCGCCGCGGAAGCCGGCCACGACGTGACCGGCGTCCACCTCGCGCTCTCCGCGAACCCGCAGTCGTTCCGCACGGGCGCGCGAGGCTGTTGCACCATCGAGGACTCCCGCGACGCCCGCCGCGCCGCCGACGTCATCGGCATCCCGTTCTACGTCTGGGACCTCGCCGACCGCTTCCGCGAGGACGTCGTCGACGACTTCGTCGCCGAGTACGAGGCCGGCCGCACCCCCAACCCCTGCCTGCGCTGCAACGAGAAGATCAAGTTCGCCGCCCTGCTCGACAAGGCGCTCGCGCTCGGCTTCGACGCGGTCTGCACCGGGCACTACGCGCAGGTCGTCGTCCGCGAGGACGGCACCCGGGAACTCCACCGCGCCTCCGACATGGCCAAGGACCAGTCGTACGTCCTCGGCGTTCTGGACGACCGCCAGCTCGCCCACGCGCTCTTCCCCCTCGGTGACACGGTGACGACGAAGGACGAGATCCGCGCGGAGGCCGAGCGCCGGGGCCTGGCGGTCGCCAAGAAGCCCGACTCGCACGACATCTGCTTCATCGCCGACGGCGACACCCAGGGCTTCCTGGCCAAGCGCCTCGGCAAGGCGGAGGGCGACATCGTCGACGAGTCCGGCACGAGGATCGGCACCCACGAGGGCGCGTACGGCTTCACCATCGGCCAGCGCAAGGGGCTGCGCATCGGCACCCCGGCCGCCGACGGCAAGCCGCGCTACGTCCTGGACATCTCCCCGGTGAACAACACGGTGACGGTCGGCCCGGCCGCCGCCCTGGACGTGACCGCCCTGACGGCGATCAAGCCCCGCTGGTGCGGAGCCGCCCCCACCGGCCCCGGCACGTACACCGCCCAGCTGCGTGCCCACGGCGGCGAGACCGAGGTGACCGCCGAACTGGTCGACGGCCGCCTGGAGGTCACGTTCCGCGAGCCCGTCCGGGGCGTGGCCCCCGGCCAGGCGATCGTGCTGTACGACGACACCCGCGTGGTGGGCTCGGCCACGATCGCGTCCACGGTGCGGGCGACGGCCGGGGTGTCCTGA
- a CDS encoding alpha/beta fold hydrolase: protein MDKKTLSRDGTAIAYERRGQGPAVILVSGAMSTGGTMAPLAALLADRFTVLCYDRRGRGESGDTAPYTVRREIEDLAALIDAAGGEAALYGISSGGALALRAAADGLPVRRVAVYETPFAVNEEGAKERADYTSNLTEALTQGRRGDAVELFLRLTGLAEEMIRGARQAPMWTGMEALAPTLAYDDAVMGDGLVPRERLASIGVPVLAVAGEASPPWLREAVRAVAEAVPDGTYRTLEGQTHAVDPNVLAPVLAEFFGQ, encoded by the coding sequence ATGGACAAGAAGACGCTTTCACGCGACGGCACCGCCATCGCGTACGAACGCAGGGGACAGGGCCCCGCCGTCATCCTGGTGAGCGGGGCGATGTCCACGGGCGGCACCATGGCGCCCCTGGCCGCCCTGCTCGCGGACCGCTTCACGGTCCTCTGCTACGACCGCCGGGGCCGCGGCGAGAGCGGCGACACGGCGCCGTACACGGTGCGGCGCGAGATCGAGGACCTGGCGGCGCTCATCGACGCGGCGGGCGGCGAGGCCGCGCTCTACGGCATCTCGTCGGGCGGCGCGCTGGCGCTGCGGGCGGCGGCCGACGGGCTGCCGGTACGCCGGGTGGCCGTGTACGAGACGCCGTTCGCCGTCAACGAGGAGGGGGCCAAGGAACGCGCCGATTACACGTCGAACCTCACCGAGGCGCTGACGCAGGGGCGGCGCGGGGACGCCGTCGAACTGTTCCTGCGGCTGACGGGGCTGGCCGAGGAGATGATCCGGGGCGCCCGTCAAGCACCGATGTGGACGGGGATGGAGGCCCTCGCGCCGACCCTCGCGTACGACGACGCCGTCATGGGCGACGGGCTGGTGCCCCGGGAGCGGCTGGCCTCGATCGGCGTGCCCGTGCTGGCCGTGGCCGGCGAGGCGAGTCCGCCGTGGCTGCGCGAGGCCGTGCGTGCCGTCGCGGAGGCGGTTCCCGACGGCACGTACCGGACCCTCGAAGGGCAGACCCACGCGGTCGATCCGAACGTCCTGGCGCCGGTACTGGCCGAGTTCTTCGGCCAGTAG
- a CDS encoding helix-turn-helix transcriptional regulator, which yields MGNLGELSPYEARDAVGFVASMQRLKERAGLTYRELEERAARNGDVLARSTLADILRRTSLPRPDVLAAFVRACGDGQRVDAWLDARERIAAGLAAGAEPSTVSGPGQEAEDGPAPRTEDSPAARPRRATGRTVVLTAGLVVPLLALAVWGLFPGGSDGSKGSRNSADSSGAPAVPGSAAAVSGAASRAPVDGWVTVRPVRTPDLCLTDGRDRGGAYGSAVAVQLPCARATVPRTYLEPFGEGLYRIQWHHPQLGKGCLTIMSTGPVKGMLEPRNDCGQATLFRVEAASADDAGGFRLRPAHGSTCIGMAGDDSTVGAEAVEERCTGAADQRFLIRAD from the coding sequence ATGGGGAACTTGGGAGAGCTGTCGCCGTACGAGGCCCGGGACGCCGTCGGCTTCGTCGCGTCGATGCAGCGACTCAAGGAGCGTGCCGGGCTGACCTACCGCGAACTGGAGGAGCGGGCCGCCCGCAACGGTGACGTGCTGGCACGCAGCACGCTGGCCGACATCCTGCGCAGGACGAGCCTTCCAAGGCCCGACGTGCTGGCCGCGTTCGTCCGCGCCTGCGGGGACGGACAGCGGGTCGACGCCTGGCTGGACGCGAGGGAGCGGATCGCCGCGGGCCTCGCGGCCGGGGCCGAGCCCTCCACGGTGTCCGGACCCGGCCAGGAGGCCGAAGACGGGCCTGCGCCGCGGACCGAGGACTCCCCGGCGGCGCGGCCCCGGCGGGCCACCGGACGCACCGTCGTGCTCACGGCCGGTCTCGTGGTCCCGTTGCTCGCCCTGGCCGTCTGGGGGCTGTTCCCCGGGGGCTCCGACGGCTCCAAAGGTTCCAGGAACTCCGCCGATTCGAGCGGTGCACCGGCTGTCCCGGGCAGCGCAGCGGCTGTCTCGGGCGCCGCCTCCCGGGCCCCGGTCGACGGCTGGGTCACCGTGCGCCCGGTCCGCACGCCGGACCTCTGTCTGACGGACGGACGCGACCGGGGCGGCGCCTACGGGAGTGCCGTCGCCGTCCAGCTTCCCTGTGCCCGGGCCACCGTGCCGCGCACCTATCTCGAACCGTTCGGCGAGGGCCTCTACCGCATCCAATGGCATCACCCCCAGCTCGGGAAGGGGTGCCTGACGATCATGAGCACCGGTCCGGTGAAGGGCATGCTCGAGCCCCGGAACGACTGCGGCCAGGCCACCCTGTTCCGCGTGGAGGCCGCCTCCGCCGACGACGCCGGAGGTTTCCGGCTTCGCCCGGCCCACGGCAGCACGTGCATCGGCATGGCCGGCGACGACAGCACCGTGGGGGCCGAAGCGGTCGAGGAGCGCTGCACCGGCGCGGCCGACCAGCGGTTCCTCATCCGGGCGGACTGA
- a CDS encoding DUF427 domain-containing protein: MTEGHTITIEQGDRHIRVVHGDHVLAETDRALVLRETGCPVRYYIPAEDVRLDLLTPSDTHTYCPFKGTASYWSLPGAADLVWAYPDPKPDVAAIKNHLCFYEVTVSPA, translated from the coding sequence ATGACCGAAGGACACACGATCACGATCGAGCAGGGCGACCGGCACATCAGGGTCGTCCACGGGGACCACGTACTGGCCGAGACCGACCGGGCGCTCGTCCTGCGCGAGACGGGCTGTCCGGTGCGGTACTACATCCCCGCCGAGGACGTACGGCTCGACCTCCTGACCCCCTCCGACACCCACACGTACTGCCCCTTCAAGGGAACGGCGTCCTACTGGTCGCTGCCCGGCGCCGCCGACCTGGTCTGGGCCTACCCCGACCCGAAGCCGGACGTCGCCGCGATCAAGAACCATCTCTGCTTCTACGAAGTGACCGTCTCTCCGGCCTGA
- a CDS encoding TIGR00730 family Rossman fold protein, whose amino-acid sequence MRICVFLSAADLDDRYTRPAREFAELLGKGGHTLVWGGSDVGLMKVVADGVQETGGRLCGVSVDFLAAKARAGADEMVIAKDLAERKRLLLEKSDAVVIMVGGTGTLDEATEILELKKHGHTDKPVVLLNTAGFYDGLKQQFRRMESEGFLPRPLTDLVFFAEEPVGALAYLEESQGIE is encoded by the coding sequence ATGCGTATCTGTGTCTTCCTCTCCGCGGCCGACCTCGACGACCGTTACACGCGCCCCGCGCGCGAGTTCGCCGAACTGCTCGGCAAAGGCGGCCATACGCTCGTGTGGGGCGGTTCGGACGTCGGTCTGATGAAGGTGGTGGCCGACGGGGTGCAGGAGACGGGCGGCCGGCTGTGCGGGGTGTCGGTGGACTTCCTTGCGGCCAAGGCGCGGGCCGGGGCCGACGAGATGGTCATCGCGAAGGATCTGGCCGAGCGCAAGCGGCTGCTCCTGGAGAAGTCCGACGCTGTCGTGATCATGGTAGGCGGCACCGGCACGCTGGACGAGGCCACCGAGATCCTGGAGCTGAAGAAGCACGGCCACACCGACAAGCCGGTCGTGCTGCTGAACACCGCGGGCTTCTACGACGGCCTCAAGCAGCAGTTCCGGCGCATGGAGAGCGAGGGCTTCCTGCCCCGTCCCCTCACCGACCTGGTGTTCTTCGCGGAGGAGCCGGTGGGTGCGCTGGCCTACCTCGAAGAGAGCCAGGGCATCGAGTAG
- a CDS encoding SDR family oxidoreductase, protein MAGMATHVITGAGSGIGAAVARRLHARGDELVLHARDAGRAKELAAEFPGARTLVGDLADPDKLSWAFSHQSLPDRVDSLLHIAGVVDLGPVGDLTPKSWRHQLNVNLIAPAELTRHFLPQLRAARGHVVFVNSGAGLNAHADWSAYAASKHGLKALADSLRHEEHAAGVRVTSVYPGRTASPMQAKVHQQEGKEYDASKWIDPESVATTILMALDLPRDAEVNDLTVRPGR, encoded by the coding sequence ATGGCGGGCATGGCTACTCATGTGATCACCGGAGCGGGCTCCGGCATCGGCGCGGCCGTCGCCCGCCGCCTGCACGCGCGCGGGGACGAACTCGTGCTGCACGCGCGCGACGCGGGCCGCGCGAAGGAACTCGCGGCGGAGTTCCCCGGCGCGCGGACGCTCGTCGGCGACCTGGCCGATCCCGACAAGCTGAGCTGGGCGTTCTCCCACCAGTCGCTCCCGGACCGGGTCGACTCGCTGCTGCACATCGCGGGCGTGGTCGACCTCGGCCCGGTCGGTGACCTGACCCCCAAGTCCTGGCGTCACCAGCTCAACGTCAACCTGATCGCCCCCGCAGAGCTGACCCGGCACTTCCTGCCCCAACTCCGGGCCGCGCGGGGCCATGTGGTCTTCGTCAACTCCGGCGCCGGCCTCAACGCCCACGCCGACTGGTCCGCGTACGCGGCGTCCAAGCACGGTCTGAAGGCCCTGGCCGACTCGCTCCGCCACGAGGAGCACGCGGCCGGCGTCCGCGTCACCTCGGTCTACCCCGGCCGCACCGCCAGCCCCATGCAGGCCAAGGTCCACCAGCAGGAGGGCAAGGAGTACGACGCGTCGAAGTGGATCGACCCGGAGTCGGTGGCGACAACAATCCTGATGGCCCTCGACCTGCCCCGGGACGCGGAGGTCAACGACCTGACGGTGCGACCGGGCAGGTGA
- a CDS encoding methionine synthase → MSNSTQFSFGAATGIGSLPGGDAREAAKTVTGSFEDFPFLAELPARGPGADMIGRTAGLLVELYARVEPSGWRIGDRPGRDTKRARSWLREDLDALEEFTQGYEGQVKVQAVGPWTLAASLELKNGEAVLSDPGACRDLAGSLSEGLRDHLAEVRRRLPGAHLVLQLDEPSLTGVLRGHVRTASGYRTYRSVDRQVVEATLRDVLGVHGDGPVVVHSCAPDVPFALLRRAGAAAVSFDFSLLTERDDDAIGEAVEAGTRLFAGVVPGTDSALSDPAGSVMGVRTLWRRLGLRPGLLSEAVTLTPTCGLAGASPAYARQALAHCVRAARSLADNPE, encoded by the coding sequence GTGAGCAACAGCACTCAGTTCAGCTTTGGCGCAGCCACCGGCATCGGCTCCCTGCCCGGCGGCGACGCCCGTGAGGCCGCCAAGACCGTCACCGGGTCCTTCGAGGACTTCCCGTTCCTCGCCGAACTGCCCGCCCGAGGCCCCGGCGCCGACATGATCGGCCGCACCGCGGGCCTGCTCGTCGAGCTGTACGCGCGCGTGGAGCCCAGCGGCTGGCGGATCGGCGACCGGCCGGGACGGGACACCAAGCGGGCCCGGTCCTGGCTGCGCGAGGACCTCGACGCGCTGGAGGAGTTCACACAGGGCTACGAGGGACAGGTGAAGGTGCAGGCGGTCGGCCCCTGGACGCTCGCCGCCTCTTTGGAGCTGAAGAACGGCGAGGCGGTGCTCTCCGACCCCGGCGCCTGCCGTGACCTCGCCGGCTCCCTCAGCGAGGGCCTGCGCGACCACCTCGCCGAGGTCCGGCGCCGGCTGCCCGGCGCCCACCTCGTGCTCCAGCTCGACGAGCCCTCCCTCACCGGCGTGCTCCGCGGCCACGTCAGGACCGCCAGCGGCTACCGCACCTACCGCTCCGTCGACCGGCAGGTCGTGGAGGCCACGCTCCGGGACGTCCTCGGGGTGCACGGCGACGGCCCCGTCGTGGTCCACTCGTGCGCACCCGACGTGCCGTTCGCCCTCCTGCGCCGGGCCGGCGCGGCGGCGGTCTCCTTCGACTTCTCGCTGCTCACCGAGCGTGACGACGACGCGATCGGCGAGGCGGTGGAAGCGGGTACCCGGCTGTTCGCCGGTGTCGTGCCCGGCACGGACTCCGCATTGTCAGACCCTGCCGGTAGCGTCATGGGTGTCAGGACGCTGTGGCGCAGGCTGGGGCTGCGACCGGGGCTTCTCTCGGAGGCGGTCACGCTCACGCCGACGTGCGGCCTCGCGGGGGCTTCCCCCGCGTACGCCCGCCAGGCCCTCGCCCACTGCGTCCGGGCGGCGAGATCCCTCGCGGACAACCCAGAGTAA
- the ligA gene encoding NAD-dependent DNA ligase LigA — translation MAGDRQAETTVPTEAREQHAQLAEQIEEHRFRYYVKDAPVVSDAEFDRLLRALEALEEEYPGLRTPDSPTQKVAGAYATEFTAVQHRERMLSLDNAFDDLELAAWAERVHKDVGASAYHFLCELKVDGLAVNLTYENGRLTRAATRGDGRTGEDITPNVRTIAEIPDRLAGDGVPSLVEIRGEVYFPMEKFEELNARLVEAGDKPFANPRNAAAGSLRQKDPRVTASRPLHMVVHGIGALEGYEGLTRLFEAYELLKTWGLPTSPHNKVVGDLDGVRQFIAYYGENRHSVAHEIDGVVVKLDEIRLQGRLGSTARAPRWAIAYKYAPEEVNTRLIDIKVGVGRTGRVTPYAQVEPVTVAGSEVEFATLHNQDVVKAKGVLIGDTVVLRKAGDVIPEILGPVADLRDGSEREFVMPSECPECGTPLKAMKEGDIDLRCPNARACPAQLRERVSYLAGRQCLDIEHFGEVVAAALTQPLEPADPPLVDEGGLFDLTVEKLLPIKAHVLDKDSGLPKRDPRTGEEKIVTVFANQQGEPKKNTLALLKNIEEAKARPLARFINGLSIRHVGPVSAEALARNFRSIDRIDEATEEELKNTDGVGPIVAAAVKQWFAEEWHRDIIRKWKEAGVVLEEESSGEDEGPRPLEGLTVVVTGTLEHFTRDGAKDALQSRGAKVTGSVSKKTSFVVVGDSPGSKYDKAMQLKVPVLNEDGFTVLLEQGPEAAAEVALSAEE, via the coding sequence GTGGCCGGCGACAGGCAAGCGGAGACGACGGTGCCCACCGAGGCACGGGAGCAGCACGCGCAGCTCGCTGAGCAGATCGAGGAGCACCGCTTCCGGTACTACGTGAAGGACGCTCCCGTCGTCAGCGACGCCGAGTTCGACAGGCTCCTGCGCGCCCTGGAGGCGCTGGAGGAGGAGTACCCCGGGCTGCGCACGCCCGACTCGCCGACCCAGAAGGTCGCGGGCGCGTACGCAACGGAGTTCACGGCCGTCCAGCACCGCGAGCGCATGCTGTCGCTCGACAACGCCTTCGACGACCTGGAGCTCGCCGCCTGGGCCGAGCGCGTCCACAAGGACGTCGGCGCCTCCGCGTACCACTTCCTGTGCGAGCTCAAGGTCGACGGACTCGCCGTCAACCTCACGTACGAGAACGGCCGCCTCACGCGCGCGGCGACCCGTGGCGACGGCCGCACGGGCGAGGACATCACGCCCAACGTGCGCACCATCGCGGAGATCCCGGACCGCCTCGCGGGCGACGGGGTTCCGTCCCTCGTGGAGATCCGCGGCGAGGTCTACTTCCCGATGGAGAAGTTCGAGGAGCTCAACGCCCGTCTGGTCGAGGCCGGCGACAAGCCCTTCGCCAACCCGCGCAACGCGGCGGCCGGTTCACTGCGTCAGAAGGACCCGCGCGTCACCGCCTCCCGCCCGCTGCACATGGTCGTGCACGGCATCGGCGCCCTGGAGGGCTACGAGGGCCTCACCCGCCTCTTTGAGGCCTACGAGCTCCTCAAGACCTGGGGCCTGCCCACCTCCCCGCACAACAAGGTGGTCGGCGACCTGGACGGCGTACGGCAGTTCATCGCGTACTACGGCGAGAACCGGCACTCGGTGGCGCACGAGATCGACGGGGTGGTCGTCAAGCTCGACGAGATCCGCCTCCAGGGACGGCTCGGCTCCACGGCCCGTGCGCCGCGCTGGGCGATCGCGTACAAGTACGCGCCGGAGGAGGTCAACACCCGGCTCATCGACATCAAGGTGGGCGTCGGCCGCACCGGTCGCGTCACGCCCTACGCGCAGGTCGAGCCGGTGACGGTGGCGGGTTCGGAGGTCGAGTTCGCGACCCTGCACAACCAGGACGTCGTCAAGGCGAAGGGCGTGCTCATCGGCGACACCGTGGTGCTGCGCAAGGCCGGTGACGTCATCCCCGAGATCTTGGGACCTGTCGCGGACCTGCGGGACGGCAGCGAGCGGGAGTTCGTGATGCCGTCGGAGTGCCCCGAGTGCGGGACGCCGCTGAAGGCCATGAAGGAGGGCGACATCGACCTTCGTTGCCCCAACGCACGTGCGTGCCCGGCCCAGTTGAGAGAGCGCGTCTCCTATCTGGCCGGCCGGCAGTGCCTGGACATCGAGCACTTCGGCGAGGTCGTGGCTGCCGCACTCACTCAGCCGTTGGAGCCGGCCGATCCACCGCTTGTGGACGAGGGCGGTCTTTTCGATCTCACCGTCGAGAAGCTCCTTCCCATCAAGGCGCACGTGCTCGACAAGGACAGCGGTCTGCCCAAGCGTGACCCCAGGACGGGTGAGGAGAAGATCGTCACGGTCTTCGCCAACCAGCAGGGCGAGCCGAAGAAGAACACGCTCGCGCTGCTCAAGAACATCGAAGAGGCCAAGGCCCGTCCGCTCGCCCGTTTCATCAACGGACTCTCCATTCGGCACGTCGGTCCGGTCTCGGCCGAGGCGCTCGCGCGCAACTTCCGCTCGATCGACCGTATCGACGAGGCCACGGAGGAGGAGCTGAAGAACACCGACGGGGTCGGCCCGATCGTGGCCGCCGCGGTGAAACAGTGGTTCGCCGAGGAATGGCACCGCGACATCATCCGAAAGTGGAAGGAAGCCGGCGTCGTCCTCGAAGAGGAGAGCTCCGGTGAGGACGAAGGGCCGCGTCCCCTCGAAGGGCTGACGGTCGTCGTCACCGGCACCCTCGAACACTTCACCCGTGACGGCGCCAAGGACGCCCTGCAGAGCCGTGGAGCGAAGGTGACCGGTTCCGTGTCGAAGAAGACGTCATTCGTCGTTGTGGGTGACAGCCCTGGATCGAAGTACGACAAGGCGATGCAGCTCAAGGTGCCGGTTCTGAACGAGGACGGCTTCACCGTCCTGCTGGAACAGGGGCCCGAGGCGGCGGCCGAAGTCGCCCTGTCGGCAGAGGAGTAG